One genomic region from Vitis riparia cultivar Riparia Gloire de Montpellier isolate 1030 chromosome 17, EGFV_Vit.rip_1.0, whole genome shotgun sequence encodes:
- the LOC117904581 gene encoding uncharacterized protein LOC117904581 → MEELANLCCLMYGAVAQYKIEAQPDQLVCEEVSILPQNIIMVQLPLGTLLGVIFCECAVSNLTAKKMVTLHFAESFHRNNCKLITNPQLDLSNIQIRSRNSEGVLCGNLRCVQLSSTTIPRRVGSLCFNASAMGPAASIFRY, encoded by the exons ATGGAAGAGCTGGCAAATCTATGTTGTCTCATGTATGGGGCTGTGGCCCAGTACAAAATTGAAGCGCAGCCGGACCAGCTTGTATGTGAAGAAGTTAGCATTTTACCTCAAAACATAATCATGGTGCAGCTCCCACTTGGTACCTTATTGGGTGTCATCTTTTGTGAATGTGCAGTGTCTAACTTGACAGCCAAGAAGATGGTGACCTTGCATTTTGCTGAGTCATTCCACAG AAATAACTGCAAGTTGATCACAAACCCCCAACTAGAcctttcaaatattcaaatcagAAGCCGCAATTCAGAGGGTGTACTTTGTGGAAATCTGAGATGTGTCCAATTGAGTTCCACCACAATCCCAAGACGTGTTGGAAGTTTGTGTTTCAATGCGTCTGCAATGGGTCCGGCAGCATCCATTTTCAGATACTAG
- the LOC117904580 gene encoding mitochondrial phosphate carrier protein 3, mitochondrial-like yields the protein MAFIENSRQSLVPSFLYTTPVSKKLFDVDTLVRGNPTLPTASSNGGASKSFMIPAPSEPGKIAMFSPAYYAACTAGGTLCCGLTHMAVTPLDLVKCNMQIDPTKYKSISSGFGVLLKEQGVKGFFRGWVPTLLGYSAQGACKYGFYEFFKKYYSDIAGPEYATKYKTLIYLAGSASAEFIADVALCPMEAVKVRVQTQPGFARGLSDGLPKFVKSEGALGLYKGLVPLWGRQIPYTMMKFASFETIVEMSYKYAIPTPKEQCSKSFQLGVSFAGGYVAGILCAIVSHPADNLVSFLNNAKGATVGDAVKNLGLWGLFTRGLPLRIVMIGTLTGVQWGIYDAFKVFVGLPTTGGVTPAPAATVPAKV from the exons ATGGCCTTCATCGAAAACTCTCGCCAGTCACTCGTTCCGAGCTTCCTCTACACAACGCCGGTTTCGAAGAAGCTCTTTGATGTGGACACTTTGGTGCGCGGGAACCCTACCTTGCCTACGGCGTCGTCGAATGGAGGAGCGTCCAAGAGTTTCATGATTCCGGCTCCGAGCGAGCCGGGGAAGATCGCGATGTTCTCACCGGCTTATTACGCCGCGTGTACCGCCGGAGGGACCCTTTGCTGTGGTCTCACTCACATGGCCGTTACTCCTCTCGATCTCGTCAAGTGTAATATGCAG ATTGACCCTACAAAGTACAAGAGCATCTCTTCTGGATTTGGAGTATTACTCAAGGAGCAGGGAGTTAAAGGCTTCTTCAGGGGTTGGGTACCAACCCTGCTTGGTTACAGTGCTCAGGGAGCCTGCAAGTATGGGTTCTACGAGTTCTTTAAGAAATACTACTCAGATATTGCTGGTCCTGAGTATGCAACCAAGTACAAGACATTGATTTATCTTGCTGGGTCTGCATCTGCTGAATTTATTGCTGATGTTGCCCTATGTCCCATGGAGGCTGTGAAGGTTCGTGTCCAAACTCAGCCTGGTTTTGCCAGAGGATTGTCGGATGGTCTTCCTAAGTTTGTCAAGTCTGAAGGTGCTCTTGG GTTGTACAAGGGTCTTGTTCCTCTATGGGGACGACAG ATTCCATATACAATGATGAAGTTTGCATCCTTTGAGACTATTGTGGAGATGTCATATAAGTATGCCATTCCAACCCCCAAGGAACAGTGCAGCAAATCTTTTCAGCTTGGGGTGAGCTTTGCTGGTGGATATGTGGCTGGTATATTATGTGCTATCGTGTCACACCCTGCTGACAACCTGGTCTCTTTTCTGAACAATGCCAAGGGGGCGACTGTGGGTGAT GCTGTGAAGAATCTAGGACTGTGGGGTCTCTTCACCCGTGGTCTTCCTCTTCGTATAGTCATGATTGGAACCCTTACAGGAGTCCAATGGGGTATCTACGATGCTTTCAAAGTTTTTGTTGGGCT GCCAACAACTGGAGGTGTTACTCCTGCTCCTGCTGCCACTGTTCCTGCAAAGGTGTGA
- the LOC117903979 gene encoding transcription factor bHLH137 — protein sequence MAAFSYQHPPFLLDSVFLPSTPIKMSGFMEEGNTTTCFSQFFPSESLHEVPADARVHESTSLQHSSKVTLSDNEPCVTQKLSTDSSSVVDRLELGEQVTQKVAPIERERKRKSRDGSSLTSAQSKDAREGKGKKAKKGSGLVKDGEEEQLKADKKDQKKASEEPPTGYIHVRARRGQATDSHSLAERVRREKISERMKLLQALVPGCDKVTGKALMLDEIINYVQSLQNQVEFLSMKLASVNPMFYDFGMDLDALMVRPERLSALTSPLPSLQQCSPSQPTAYADTTTTFTATNNYPVMDTSASLLFHQGQRLNVFSQDNGSLLWDVDDQRQKFINPSGLISNNLCSFN from the exons ATGGCAGCCTTTTCGTATCAACACCCACCTTTTCTTCTTGACTCAGTTTTCTTGCCGAGTACTCCCATTAAGATGTCTGGTTTTATGGAGGAAGGGAACACCACCACTTGTTTCTCTCAGTTTTTCCCTTCTGAATCTCTTCATGAGGTTCCTGCTGATGCTAGGGTTCATGAAAGTACGTCTCTTCAACACAGCTCAAAGGTTACTCTCAGTGACAATGAGCCTTGTGTGACCCAGAAACTGAGCACAGACTCTTCGTCAGTGGTGGATAGGCTTGAACTTGGTGAACAGGTCACCCAGAAGGTGGCTCCCATAGAGAGggagaggaagaggaagagcaGAGATGGGTCTTCCTTGACTTCTGCTCAATCGAAG gATGCAAGAGAAGGGAAAGGAAAGAAGGCAAAGAAAGGCAGTGGTCTGGTGAAGGATGGAGAAGAGGAGCAGCTCAAAGCAGACAAGAAGGATCAGAAGAAAGCCTCTGAAGAGCCTCCAACCGGCTACATTCATGTAAGAGCAAGGAGGGGCCAAGCAACAGACAGCCACAGCCTTGCAGAGAGG GTAAGAAGAGAGAAAATCAGTGAGAGGATGAAGCTCTTGCAAGCACTTGTTCCTGGTTGTGACAAG GTTACTGGAAAGGCCCTTATGTTGGATGAAATAATCAACTATGTCCAGTCCCTACAGAATCAAGTAgag TTCCTCTCTATGAAGCTTGCTTCTGTGAATCCTATGTTCTATGACTTTGGCATGGACCTAGATGCACTCATGGTGAGGCCAGAg AGATTGAGTGCATTGACATCACCACTGCCATCTCTGCAACAATGCAGTCCTTCCCAGCCCACAGCTTATGCTGATACAACCACCACCTTCACTGCAACAAATAACTATCCTGTTATGGACACTTCAGCTTCACTTTTATTTCACCAGGGGCAAAGGCTAAATGTCTTCTCACAg GATAATGGTAGTCTATTGTGGGATGTGGATGATCAAAGACAGAAGTTCATTAATCCATCTGGACTCATCAGCAACAACTTGTGttctttcaattaa